A genomic segment from Chitinophagaceae bacterium encodes:
- the allB gene encoding allantoinase AllB: MQHWNKIYSRRCWINNQFVPATISIEQNKIVGIRFVKDDDAIDFGNAVIMPGCIDAHVHINEPGRTEWEGFETATLAAAAGGITSIVDMPLNSSPVTTTVEALNTKKNAAAGNLNVNIGFYGGVVPGNENEIDGLCKNGVLGIKAFLTHSGIDEFPNVERQELDAVMPVLKKYGIPLLVHCELSDDQHKAGLKNHPSEYNAYLNSRPDEWEIKAIKLMIELCTRHYCKTHIVHVSSAQSLGIIENAKATHLPLTAETCPQYIYFSAGEIKDGETMYKCAPPIRSKDNNGLLKIALKKGILDFIASDHSPAPPYLKEIKSGSFEKAWGGIAGLQFLLSATFTALADTLPLEKIIPLLTANPASFLGLEKKGKLAAGMDADIVIWQPEESFKVETENILHKHKLTPYLDRLLYGKVIATMVNGIVVFYENNIINKNTGTWLTKK, translated from the coding sequence ATGCAACATTGGAATAAAATATATAGCCGCCGTTGTTGGATAAATAATCAATTTGTACCTGCAACAATTTCCATTGAACAAAATAAAATTGTGGGTATCCGGTTTGTAAAAGATGATGATGCAATAGATTTTGGTAATGCGGTAATAATGCCTGGCTGCATAGATGCCCATGTACATATAAATGAACCCGGCAGAACAGAGTGGGAGGGCTTTGAAACGGCAACCTTGGCCGCAGCTGCCGGTGGTATAACCAGCATAGTAGATATGCCGCTTAATTCAAGCCCGGTTACAACAACCGTAGAAGCGCTGAATACAAAAAAAAATGCTGCTGCCGGTAATCTAAATGTAAATATTGGTTTTTATGGCGGTGTAGTTCCCGGAAATGAAAATGAAATTGATGGGCTTTGTAAAAATGGAGTATTGGGAATAAAGGCCTTTTTAACCCATAGTGGTATTGATGAGTTTCCTAATGTTGAAAGGCAAGAATTGGATGCTGTAATGCCGGTGCTGAAAAAATATGGCATACCTCTTTTGGTACATTGCGAATTATCGGACGATCAACATAAAGCAGGATTAAAAAACCATCCCTCTGAGTATAATGCTTATCTTAATAGCAGGCCTGATGAATGGGAAATAAAAGCCATCAAATTAATGATTGAATTGTGTACCAGGCACTATTGCAAAACTCATATCGTTCATGTTTCCTCTGCACAATCGCTGGGTATTATTGAAAATGCAAAAGCAACTCATTTACCATTAACGGCAGAAACCTGCCCGCAGTATATTTATTTTTCAGCAGGTGAAATTAAAGATGGCGAAACAATGTATAAATGTGCGCCTCCTATTAGATCAAAAGATAATAATGGGCTGCTCAAAATTGCTTTAAAAAAAGGTATCCTTGATTTTATTGCTTCCGATCATTCACCAGCACCGCCATACCTTAAGGAAATAAAATCGGGTAGTTTTGAAAAAGCCTGGGGTGGCATTGCCGGCCTGCAGTTTTTGTTAAGTGCAACTTTTACAGCACTTGCCGATACGTTGCCCCTGGAAAAAATTATTCCATTGCTTACTGCAAATCCGGCCTCATTCCTTGGTTTGGAAAAAAAAGGCAAGTTGGCAGCAGGCATGGATGCGGATATTGTAATTTGGCAACCTGAAGAAAGCTTTAAAGTAGAAACAGAAAATATATTGCATAA